The proteins below come from a single Macaca fascicularis isolate 582-1 chromosome 9, T2T-MFA8v1.1 genomic window:
- the SYNPO2L gene encoding synaptopodin 2-like protein isoform X1: MGAEEEVLVTLSGGAPWGFRLQGGAEQRKPLQVSKIRRRSQAGRAGLREKDQLLAINGVSCTNLSHASAMSLIDASGNQLVLTVQRVADEGPVQSPSPHELQVLSPLSPLSPEPPGAPVPQPLQPGSLRSPPDSEAYYGETDSDADGPATQEKPRRPRRRGPTRPTPPGAPPDEVYLSDSPAEPVPTIPGPSSQGDSRVSSPSWEDGAALQPPPAEALLLPHGPLRPGPHLIPMVGPVPHPVAEDLTTTYTQKAKQAKLQRAESLQEKSIKEAKTKCRTIASLLTAAPNPHSKGVLMFKKRRQRAKKYTLVSFGAAAGTGAEEEEDGVPPTSESELDEEAFSDARSLTNQSDWDSPYLDMELARAGSRASEGQGSGLGGQLSEVSGRGVQLFEQQRQRADSSTQELVRAEPAAMLNGEGLRSPPRAQSAPPEAAVLPPSPLPAPVASPRPFQPGGGAPTPTPNIFNRSARPFTPGLQGQRPTTTSVIFRPLAPRRANDSLGGLSPAPPPFLSSPQGPTPLPSFTSGVPSHAPVSGSPSASRTSGPVTATSSLYIPAPSRPVTPGGTPEPPAPPSAAAMTSTASIFLSAPLRPSVRPEMPAPGPGAPEPPSAREQRISVPAARTGILQEARRRGTRKQMFRPGKEETKNSPNPELLSLVQNLDEKPRAGGAESGPEEDALSLGAEACNFMQPVGAKSYKTLPPVTPKTPPPMAPKTPPPMTPKTPPPVAPKPPSRGLLDGLVNGAVSSAVIPEPPRLQGRGGELFAKRQSRADRYVVEGTPGPGLGPRPRSPSPTPSLPPSWKYSPNIRAPPPIAYNPLLSPFFPQAARTLPKAQSQGPRATPKQGIKALDFMRHQPYQLKTAMFCFDEVPPTPGPTASGPPKTARVQEIRRFSTPAPQPTAEPLVPTVLAPRAATTLDEPIWRTELASAPVPSPAPPPESPRGLGASPSSCGFQVARPRFSATRTGLQAHVWRPGAGHQ; the protein is encoded by the exons ATGGGTGCTGAGGAGGAGGTGCTGGTCACACTATCAGGGGGAGCCCCCTGGGGCTTCCGACTTCAGGGGGGGGCCGAGCAGAGGAAACCCTTACAGGTGTCTAAG ATTCGAAGACGGAGCCAGGCTGGCAGAGCAGGACTCCGAGAGAAGGACCAGCTCTTGGCAATCAATGGGGTCTCTTGCACCAACCTCTCCCATGCCAGTGCCATGAGCCTCATCGATGCCTCAGGAAATCAGCTTGTCCTCACTGTGCAGCG GGTAGCAGACGAGGGTCCtgtgcaatctccatctccccaTGAGCTTCAGGTGCTGTCACCCTTATCTCCACTGAGTCCTGAGCCCCCTGGTGCTCCAGTTCCTCAGCCTCTTCAGCCTGGGAGTCTTCGTTCACCTCCTGATAGTGAGGCTTACTACGGAGAGACTGACAGTGATGCTGATGGTCCTGCCACGCAGGAGAAGCCTCGCCGACCTCGCCGCCGAGGCCCCACAAGGCCCACCCCTCCGGGTGCCCCACCTGATGAGGTCTACCTGTCTGACAGCCCTGCAGAGCCAGTACCTACTATCCCTGGCccttccagccagggtgacagccGTGTGAGCTCCCCGTCTTGGGAGGATGGGGCAGCCCTTCAGCCACCCCCAGCTGAGGCTCTGCTGTTACCCCATGGCCCTCTCCGGCCTGGTCCTCATCTCATCCCTATGGTGGGGCCTGTTCCCCACCCGGTGGCAGAAGATCTTACTACCACCTACACCCAGAAGGCCAAGCAAGCCA AACTGCAACGTGCAGAGAGCCtccaagagaaaagcataaaagaGGCCAAGACCAAATGCAGGACAATTGcatccctgctcactgcagcccccaaccCCCACTCCAAAGGGGTGCTTATGTTTAAGAAACGGCGGCAGAGAGCCAAGAAGTACACTCTGGTGAGCTTCGGGGCTGCTGCTGGGACGGgcgctgaggaggaggaggacggcGTTCCCCCCACGAGTGAGTCGGAGCTGGACGAAGAAGCCTTCTCCGACGCCCGCAGCCTCACCAATCAATCTGACTGGGACAGTCCCTATCTGGACATGGAGCTTGCCAGGGCGGGCTCAAGAGCATCAGAGGGCCAGGGCTCTGGCCTGGGAGGGCAGCTGAGTGAGGTCTCTGGGCGAGGGGTACAGCTCTTTGAACAGCAGCGCCAGCGCGCAGACTCCAGCACCCAGGAACTGGTGCGGGCCGAACCAGCAGCCATGCTCAACGGGGAGGGCCTGCGGTCACCACCTCGGGCCCAGAGTGCTCCCCCAGAGGCGGCTGTGCTCCCACCCAGCCCCTTGCCGGCCCCTGTAGCCAGCCCCAGACCCTTCCAACCAGGTGGTGGAGCCCCGACCCCAACTCCAAACATCTTTAACCGGTCAGCTAGGCCCTTTACCCCGGGCCTACAAGGGCAGCGGCCAACTACCACCTCGGTTATTTTCCGGCCTTTAGCCCCCAGGAGGGCCAACGACAGCCTGGGGGGCCTcagccccgccccacccccctTCTTGTCTTCTCCGCAGGGGCCCACCCCTCTGCCCAGCTTCACGTCAGGGGTTCCCAGTCACGCACCAGTCTCTGGTTCCCCCAGCGCCTCACGCACCTCGGGCCCTGTGACAGCCACCAGCTCCCTGTACATCCCAGCCCCCAGTCGGCCTGTCACTCCAGGCGGAACCCCAGAGCCCCCCGCTCCTCCTAGCGCAGCTGCCATGACCTCCACAGCTTCTATCTTCCTATCTGCGCCTTTGCGACCCTCTGTGCGCCCAGAGATGCCTGCCCCAGGCCCAGGGGCTCCTGAGCCCCCCAGCGCTCGGGAGCAGCGCATCTCTGTGCCAGCTGCCCGCACGGGTATCCTGCAGGAGGCCCGGCGCCGGGGGACCCGGAAGCAGATGTTCCGGCCGGGAAAAGAGGAGACGAAGAACTCGCCCAACCCCGAGCTGCTATCGCTGGTACAGAACCTGGATGAAAAGCCCCGGGCCGGGGGTGCAGAATCTGGTCCTGAGGAGGATGCTCTGAGCCTCGGGGCTGAAGCCTGCAACTTCATGCAGCCAGTAGGGGCCAAGAGTTACAAGACCCTGCCTCCCGTGACACCTAAGACCCCTCCTCCAATGGCTCCCAAGACCCCGCCCCCTATGACTCCTAAGACTCCACCCCCAGTGGCTCCTAAGCCCCCATCTCGAGGGCTCCTTGATGGGCTCGTGAATGGGGCAGTCTCTTCAGCTGTAATCCCTGAGCCACCAAGGctgcagggcaggggtggggagctATTTGCTAAGCGGCAGAGCCGTGCGGACAGGTATGTGGTGGAAGGTACACCTGGTCCTGGTCTTGGCCCTCGGCCTAGAAGTCCTTCTCCTACCCCGTCTCTGCCCCCTTCCTGGAAATATTCACCCAACATCCGTGCCCCACCTCCTATTGCTTACAACCCACTGCTCTCTCCCTTTTTCCCGCAGGCGGCCCGAACTCTCCCTAAGGCCCAATCCCAGGGGCCTCGGGCAACACCCAAGCAGGGCATCAAGGCTCTAGATTTTATGCGGCATCAGCCCTATCAACTTAAAACTGCCATGTTCTGTTTTGATGAGGTTCCCCCGACTCCTGGCCCTACCGCCTCAGGGCCCCCCAAAACTGCCCGAGTCCAGGAGATTCGCCGGTTTTCCACTCCGGCGCCCCAGCCCACTGCAGAACCCCTGGTTCCCACTGTGCTTGCCCCGCGAGCAGCCACTACACTGGATGAGCCCATCTGGAGAACAGAGCTGGCCTCAGCCCCTGTTCCtagcccagcccctcctccagaGTCTCCCAGGGGCCTTGGGGCTTCTCCCAGCTCCTGTGGTTTCCAGGTAGCCAGGCCCCGATTCTCAGCCACCAGAACAGGATTGCAGGCTCATGTGTGGAGGCCTGGGGCAGGGCACCAGTGA
- the SYNPO2L gene encoding synaptopodin 2-like protein isoform X2, which translates to MSLIDASGNQLVLTVQRVADEGPVQSPSPHELQVLSPLSPLSPEPPGAPVPQPLQPGSLRSPPDSEAYYGETDSDADGPATQEKPRRPRRRGPTRPTPPGAPPDEVYLSDSPAEPVPTIPGPSSQGDSRVSSPSWEDGAALQPPPAEALLLPHGPLRPGPHLIPMVGPVPHPVAEDLTTTYTQKAKQAKLQRAESLQEKSIKEAKTKCRTIASLLTAAPNPHSKGVLMFKKRRQRAKKYTLVSFGAAAGTGAEEEEDGVPPTSESELDEEAFSDARSLTNQSDWDSPYLDMELARAGSRASEGQGSGLGGQLSEVSGRGVQLFEQQRQRADSSTQELVRAEPAAMLNGEGLRSPPRAQSAPPEAAVLPPSPLPAPVASPRPFQPGGGAPTPTPNIFNRSARPFTPGLQGQRPTTTSVIFRPLAPRRANDSLGGLSPAPPPFLSSPQGPTPLPSFTSGVPSHAPVSGSPSASRTSGPVTATSSLYIPAPSRPVTPGGTPEPPAPPSAAAMTSTASIFLSAPLRPSVRPEMPAPGPGAPEPPSAREQRISVPAARTGILQEARRRGTRKQMFRPGKEETKNSPNPELLSLVQNLDEKPRAGGAESGPEEDALSLGAEACNFMQPVGAKSYKTLPPVTPKTPPPMAPKTPPPMTPKTPPPVAPKPPSRGLLDGLVNGAVSSAVIPEPPRLQGRGGELFAKRQSRADRYVVEGTPGPGLGPRPRSPSPTPSLPPSWKYSPNIRAPPPIAYNPLLSPFFPQAARTLPKAQSQGPRATPKQGIKALDFMRHQPYQLKTAMFCFDEVPPTPGPTASGPPKTARVQEIRRFSTPAPQPTAEPLVPTVLAPRAATTLDEPIWRTELASAPVPSPAPPPESPRGLGASPSSCGFQVARPRFSATRTGLQAHVWRPGAGHQ; encoded by the exons ATGAGCCTCATCGATGCCTCAGGAAATCAGCTTGTCCTCACTGTGCAGCG GGTAGCAGACGAGGGTCCtgtgcaatctccatctccccaTGAGCTTCAGGTGCTGTCACCCTTATCTCCACTGAGTCCTGAGCCCCCTGGTGCTCCAGTTCCTCAGCCTCTTCAGCCTGGGAGTCTTCGTTCACCTCCTGATAGTGAGGCTTACTACGGAGAGACTGACAGTGATGCTGATGGTCCTGCCACGCAGGAGAAGCCTCGCCGACCTCGCCGCCGAGGCCCCACAAGGCCCACCCCTCCGGGTGCCCCACCTGATGAGGTCTACCTGTCTGACAGCCCTGCAGAGCCAGTACCTACTATCCCTGGCccttccagccagggtgacagccGTGTGAGCTCCCCGTCTTGGGAGGATGGGGCAGCCCTTCAGCCACCCCCAGCTGAGGCTCTGCTGTTACCCCATGGCCCTCTCCGGCCTGGTCCTCATCTCATCCCTATGGTGGGGCCTGTTCCCCACCCGGTGGCAGAAGATCTTACTACCACCTACACCCAGAAGGCCAAGCAAGCCA AACTGCAACGTGCAGAGAGCCtccaagagaaaagcataaaagaGGCCAAGACCAAATGCAGGACAATTGcatccctgctcactgcagcccccaaccCCCACTCCAAAGGGGTGCTTATGTTTAAGAAACGGCGGCAGAGAGCCAAGAAGTACACTCTGGTGAGCTTCGGGGCTGCTGCTGGGACGGgcgctgaggaggaggaggacggcGTTCCCCCCACGAGTGAGTCGGAGCTGGACGAAGAAGCCTTCTCCGACGCCCGCAGCCTCACCAATCAATCTGACTGGGACAGTCCCTATCTGGACATGGAGCTTGCCAGGGCGGGCTCAAGAGCATCAGAGGGCCAGGGCTCTGGCCTGGGAGGGCAGCTGAGTGAGGTCTCTGGGCGAGGGGTACAGCTCTTTGAACAGCAGCGCCAGCGCGCAGACTCCAGCACCCAGGAACTGGTGCGGGCCGAACCAGCAGCCATGCTCAACGGGGAGGGCCTGCGGTCACCACCTCGGGCCCAGAGTGCTCCCCCAGAGGCGGCTGTGCTCCCACCCAGCCCCTTGCCGGCCCCTGTAGCCAGCCCCAGACCCTTCCAACCAGGTGGTGGAGCCCCGACCCCAACTCCAAACATCTTTAACCGGTCAGCTAGGCCCTTTACCCCGGGCCTACAAGGGCAGCGGCCAACTACCACCTCGGTTATTTTCCGGCCTTTAGCCCCCAGGAGGGCCAACGACAGCCTGGGGGGCCTcagccccgccccacccccctTCTTGTCTTCTCCGCAGGGGCCCACCCCTCTGCCCAGCTTCACGTCAGGGGTTCCCAGTCACGCACCAGTCTCTGGTTCCCCCAGCGCCTCACGCACCTCGGGCCCTGTGACAGCCACCAGCTCCCTGTACATCCCAGCCCCCAGTCGGCCTGTCACTCCAGGCGGAACCCCAGAGCCCCCCGCTCCTCCTAGCGCAGCTGCCATGACCTCCACAGCTTCTATCTTCCTATCTGCGCCTTTGCGACCCTCTGTGCGCCCAGAGATGCCTGCCCCAGGCCCAGGGGCTCCTGAGCCCCCCAGCGCTCGGGAGCAGCGCATCTCTGTGCCAGCTGCCCGCACGGGTATCCTGCAGGAGGCCCGGCGCCGGGGGACCCGGAAGCAGATGTTCCGGCCGGGAAAAGAGGAGACGAAGAACTCGCCCAACCCCGAGCTGCTATCGCTGGTACAGAACCTGGATGAAAAGCCCCGGGCCGGGGGTGCAGAATCTGGTCCTGAGGAGGATGCTCTGAGCCTCGGGGCTGAAGCCTGCAACTTCATGCAGCCAGTAGGGGCCAAGAGTTACAAGACCCTGCCTCCCGTGACACCTAAGACCCCTCCTCCAATGGCTCCCAAGACCCCGCCCCCTATGACTCCTAAGACTCCACCCCCAGTGGCTCCTAAGCCCCCATCTCGAGGGCTCCTTGATGGGCTCGTGAATGGGGCAGTCTCTTCAGCTGTAATCCCTGAGCCACCAAGGctgcagggcaggggtggggagctATTTGCTAAGCGGCAGAGCCGTGCGGACAGGTATGTGGTGGAAGGTACACCTGGTCCTGGTCTTGGCCCTCGGCCTAGAAGTCCTTCTCCTACCCCGTCTCTGCCCCCTTCCTGGAAATATTCACCCAACATCCGTGCCCCACCTCCTATTGCTTACAACCCACTGCTCTCTCCCTTTTTCCCGCAGGCGGCCCGAACTCTCCCTAAGGCCCAATCCCAGGGGCCTCGGGCAACACCCAAGCAGGGCATCAAGGCTCTAGATTTTATGCGGCATCAGCCCTATCAACTTAAAACTGCCATGTTCTGTTTTGATGAGGTTCCCCCGACTCCTGGCCCTACCGCCTCAGGGCCCCCCAAAACTGCCCGAGTCCAGGAGATTCGCCGGTTTTCCACTCCGGCGCCCCAGCCCACTGCAGAACCCCTGGTTCCCACTGTGCTTGCCCCGCGAGCAGCCACTACACTGGATGAGCCCATCTGGAGAACAGAGCTGGCCTCAGCCCCTGTTCCtagcccagcccctcctccagaGTCTCCCAGGGGCCTTGGGGCTTCTCCCAGCTCCTGTGGTTTCCAGGTAGCCAGGCCCCGATTCTCAGCCACCAGAACAGGATTGCAGGCTCATGTGTGGAGGCCTGGGGCAGGGCACCAGTGA
- the SYNPO2L gene encoding synaptopodin 2-like protein isoform X3 — protein METFEPISQEPLSQVSYDKAPDPVPELQDSFYAELQRAESLQEKSIKEAKTKCRTIASLLTAAPNPHSKGVLMFKKRRQRAKKYTLVSFGAAAGTGAEEEEDGVPPTSESELDEEAFSDARSLTNQSDWDSPYLDMELARAGSRASEGQGSGLGGQLSEVSGRGVQLFEQQRQRADSSTQELVRAEPAAMLNGEGLRSPPRAQSAPPEAAVLPPSPLPAPVASPRPFQPGGGAPTPTPNIFNRSARPFTPGLQGQRPTTTSVIFRPLAPRRANDSLGGLSPAPPPFLSSPQGPTPLPSFTSGVPSHAPVSGSPSASRTSGPVTATSSLYIPAPSRPVTPGGTPEPPAPPSAAAMTSTASIFLSAPLRPSVRPEMPAPGPGAPEPPSAREQRISVPAARTGILQEARRRGTRKQMFRPGKEETKNSPNPELLSLVQNLDEKPRAGGAESGPEEDALSLGAEACNFMQPVGAKSYKTLPPVTPKTPPPMAPKTPPPMTPKTPPPVAPKPPSRGLLDGLVNGAVSSAVIPEPPRLQGRGGELFAKRQSRADRYVVEGTPGPGLGPRPRSPSPTPSLPPSWKYSPNIRAPPPIAYNPLLSPFFPQAARTLPKAQSQGPRATPKQGIKALDFMRHQPYQLKTAMFCFDEVPPTPGPTASGPPKTARVQEIRRFSTPAPQPTAEPLVPTVLAPRAATTLDEPIWRTELASAPVPSPAPPPESPRGLGASPSSCGFQVARPRFSATRTGLQAHVWRPGAGHQ, from the exons ATGGAGACCTTTGAGCCCATCAGCCAAGAGCCCCTCAGCCAAGTCAGCTACGACAAAGCCCCAGACCCAGTTCCTGAGCTCCAAGACTCATTCTATGCAG AACTGCAACGTGCAGAGAGCCtccaagagaaaagcataaaagaGGCCAAGACCAAATGCAGGACAATTGcatccctgctcactgcagcccccaaccCCCACTCCAAAGGGGTGCTTATGTTTAAGAAACGGCGGCAGAGAGCCAAGAAGTACACTCTGGTGAGCTTCGGGGCTGCTGCTGGGACGGgcgctgaggaggaggaggacggcGTTCCCCCCACGAGTGAGTCGGAGCTGGACGAAGAAGCCTTCTCCGACGCCCGCAGCCTCACCAATCAATCTGACTGGGACAGTCCCTATCTGGACATGGAGCTTGCCAGGGCGGGCTCAAGAGCATCAGAGGGCCAGGGCTCTGGCCTGGGAGGGCAGCTGAGTGAGGTCTCTGGGCGAGGGGTACAGCTCTTTGAACAGCAGCGCCAGCGCGCAGACTCCAGCACCCAGGAACTGGTGCGGGCCGAACCAGCAGCCATGCTCAACGGGGAGGGCCTGCGGTCACCACCTCGGGCCCAGAGTGCTCCCCCAGAGGCGGCTGTGCTCCCACCCAGCCCCTTGCCGGCCCCTGTAGCCAGCCCCAGACCCTTCCAACCAGGTGGTGGAGCCCCGACCCCAACTCCAAACATCTTTAACCGGTCAGCTAGGCCCTTTACCCCGGGCCTACAAGGGCAGCGGCCAACTACCACCTCGGTTATTTTCCGGCCTTTAGCCCCCAGGAGGGCCAACGACAGCCTGGGGGGCCTcagccccgccccacccccctTCTTGTCTTCTCCGCAGGGGCCCACCCCTCTGCCCAGCTTCACGTCAGGGGTTCCCAGTCACGCACCAGTCTCTGGTTCCCCCAGCGCCTCACGCACCTCGGGCCCTGTGACAGCCACCAGCTCCCTGTACATCCCAGCCCCCAGTCGGCCTGTCACTCCAGGCGGAACCCCAGAGCCCCCCGCTCCTCCTAGCGCAGCTGCCATGACCTCCACAGCTTCTATCTTCCTATCTGCGCCTTTGCGACCCTCTGTGCGCCCAGAGATGCCTGCCCCAGGCCCAGGGGCTCCTGAGCCCCCCAGCGCTCGGGAGCAGCGCATCTCTGTGCCAGCTGCCCGCACGGGTATCCTGCAGGAGGCCCGGCGCCGGGGGACCCGGAAGCAGATGTTCCGGCCGGGAAAAGAGGAGACGAAGAACTCGCCCAACCCCGAGCTGCTATCGCTGGTACAGAACCTGGATGAAAAGCCCCGGGCCGGGGGTGCAGAATCTGGTCCTGAGGAGGATGCTCTGAGCCTCGGGGCTGAAGCCTGCAACTTCATGCAGCCAGTAGGGGCCAAGAGTTACAAGACCCTGCCTCCCGTGACACCTAAGACCCCTCCTCCAATGGCTCCCAAGACCCCGCCCCCTATGACTCCTAAGACTCCACCCCCAGTGGCTCCTAAGCCCCCATCTCGAGGGCTCCTTGATGGGCTCGTGAATGGGGCAGTCTCTTCAGCTGTAATCCCTGAGCCACCAAGGctgcagggcaggggtggggagctATTTGCTAAGCGGCAGAGCCGTGCGGACAGGTATGTGGTGGAAGGTACACCTGGTCCTGGTCTTGGCCCTCGGCCTAGAAGTCCTTCTCCTACCCCGTCTCTGCCCCCTTCCTGGAAATATTCACCCAACATCCGTGCCCCACCTCCTATTGCTTACAACCCACTGCTCTCTCCCTTTTTCCCGCAGGCGGCCCGAACTCTCCCTAAGGCCCAATCCCAGGGGCCTCGGGCAACACCCAAGCAGGGCATCAAGGCTCTAGATTTTATGCGGCATCAGCCCTATCAACTTAAAACTGCCATGTTCTGTTTTGATGAGGTTCCCCCGACTCCTGGCCCTACCGCCTCAGGGCCCCCCAAAACTGCCCGAGTCCAGGAGATTCGCCGGTTTTCCACTCCGGCGCCCCAGCCCACTGCAGAACCCCTGGTTCCCACTGTGCTTGCCCCGCGAGCAGCCACTACACTGGATGAGCCCATCTGGAGAACAGAGCTGGCCTCAGCCCCTGTTCCtagcccagcccctcctccagaGTCTCCCAGGGGCCTTGGGGCTTCTCCCAGCTCCTGTGGTTTCCAGGTAGCCAGGCCCCGATTCTCAGCCACCAGAACAGGATTGCAGGCTCATGTGTGGAGGCCTGGGGCAGGGCACCAGTGA
- the SYNPO2L gene encoding synaptopodin 2-like protein isoform X4, with protein MFKKRRQRAKKYTLVSFGAAAGTGAEEEEDGVPPTSESELDEEAFSDARSLTNQSDWDSPYLDMELARAGSRASEGQGSGLGGQLSEVSGRGVQLFEQQRQRADSSTQELVRAEPAAMLNGEGLRSPPRAQSAPPEAAVLPPSPLPAPVASPRPFQPGGGAPTPTPNIFNRSARPFTPGLQGQRPTTTSVIFRPLAPRRANDSLGGLSPAPPPFLSSPQGPTPLPSFTSGVPSHAPVSGSPSASRTSGPVTATSSLYIPAPSRPVTPGGTPEPPAPPSAAAMTSTASIFLSAPLRPSVRPEMPAPGPGAPEPPSAREQRISVPAARTGILQEARRRGTRKQMFRPGKEETKNSPNPELLSLVQNLDEKPRAGGAESGPEEDALSLGAEACNFMQPVGAKSYKTLPPVTPKTPPPMAPKTPPPMTPKTPPPVAPKPPSRGLLDGLVNGAVSSAVIPEPPRLQGRGGELFAKRQSRADRYVVEGTPGPGLGPRPRSPSPTPSLPPSWKYSPNIRAPPPIAYNPLLSPFFPQAARTLPKAQSQGPRATPKQGIKALDFMRHQPYQLKTAMFCFDEVPPTPGPTASGPPKTARVQEIRRFSTPAPQPTAEPLVPTVLAPRAATTLDEPIWRTELASAPVPSPAPPPESPRGLGASPSSCGFQVARPRFSATRTGLQAHVWRPGAGHQ; from the coding sequence ATGTTTAAGAAACGGCGGCAGAGAGCCAAGAAGTACACTCTGGTGAGCTTCGGGGCTGCTGCTGGGACGGgcgctgaggaggaggaggacggcGTTCCCCCCACGAGTGAGTCGGAGCTGGACGAAGAAGCCTTCTCCGACGCCCGCAGCCTCACCAATCAATCTGACTGGGACAGTCCCTATCTGGACATGGAGCTTGCCAGGGCGGGCTCAAGAGCATCAGAGGGCCAGGGCTCTGGCCTGGGAGGGCAGCTGAGTGAGGTCTCTGGGCGAGGGGTACAGCTCTTTGAACAGCAGCGCCAGCGCGCAGACTCCAGCACCCAGGAACTGGTGCGGGCCGAACCAGCAGCCATGCTCAACGGGGAGGGCCTGCGGTCACCACCTCGGGCCCAGAGTGCTCCCCCAGAGGCGGCTGTGCTCCCACCCAGCCCCTTGCCGGCCCCTGTAGCCAGCCCCAGACCCTTCCAACCAGGTGGTGGAGCCCCGACCCCAACTCCAAACATCTTTAACCGGTCAGCTAGGCCCTTTACCCCGGGCCTACAAGGGCAGCGGCCAACTACCACCTCGGTTATTTTCCGGCCTTTAGCCCCCAGGAGGGCCAACGACAGCCTGGGGGGCCTcagccccgccccacccccctTCTTGTCTTCTCCGCAGGGGCCCACCCCTCTGCCCAGCTTCACGTCAGGGGTTCCCAGTCACGCACCAGTCTCTGGTTCCCCCAGCGCCTCACGCACCTCGGGCCCTGTGACAGCCACCAGCTCCCTGTACATCCCAGCCCCCAGTCGGCCTGTCACTCCAGGCGGAACCCCAGAGCCCCCCGCTCCTCCTAGCGCAGCTGCCATGACCTCCACAGCTTCTATCTTCCTATCTGCGCCTTTGCGACCCTCTGTGCGCCCAGAGATGCCTGCCCCAGGCCCAGGGGCTCCTGAGCCCCCCAGCGCTCGGGAGCAGCGCATCTCTGTGCCAGCTGCCCGCACGGGTATCCTGCAGGAGGCCCGGCGCCGGGGGACCCGGAAGCAGATGTTCCGGCCGGGAAAAGAGGAGACGAAGAACTCGCCCAACCCCGAGCTGCTATCGCTGGTACAGAACCTGGATGAAAAGCCCCGGGCCGGGGGTGCAGAATCTGGTCCTGAGGAGGATGCTCTGAGCCTCGGGGCTGAAGCCTGCAACTTCATGCAGCCAGTAGGGGCCAAGAGTTACAAGACCCTGCCTCCCGTGACACCTAAGACCCCTCCTCCAATGGCTCCCAAGACCCCGCCCCCTATGACTCCTAAGACTCCACCCCCAGTGGCTCCTAAGCCCCCATCTCGAGGGCTCCTTGATGGGCTCGTGAATGGGGCAGTCTCTTCAGCTGTAATCCCTGAGCCACCAAGGctgcagggcaggggtggggagctATTTGCTAAGCGGCAGAGCCGTGCGGACAGGTATGTGGTGGAAGGTACACCTGGTCCTGGTCTTGGCCCTCGGCCTAGAAGTCCTTCTCCTACCCCGTCTCTGCCCCCTTCCTGGAAATATTCACCCAACATCCGTGCCCCACCTCCTATTGCTTACAACCCACTGCTCTCTCCCTTTTTCCCGCAGGCGGCCCGAACTCTCCCTAAGGCCCAATCCCAGGGGCCTCGGGCAACACCCAAGCAGGGCATCAAGGCTCTAGATTTTATGCGGCATCAGCCCTATCAACTTAAAACTGCCATGTTCTGTTTTGATGAGGTTCCCCCGACTCCTGGCCCTACCGCCTCAGGGCCCCCCAAAACTGCCCGAGTCCAGGAGATTCGCCGGTTTTCCACTCCGGCGCCCCAGCCCACTGCAGAACCCCTGGTTCCCACTGTGCTTGCCCCGCGAGCAGCCACTACACTGGATGAGCCCATCTGGAGAACAGAGCTGGCCTCAGCCCCTGTTCCtagcccagcccctcctccagaGTCTCCCAGGGGCCTTGGGGCTTCTCCCAGCTCCTGTGGTTTCCAGGTAGCCAGGCCCCGATTCTCAGCCACCAGAACAGGATTGCAGGCTCATGTGTGGAGGCCTGGGGCAGGGCACCAGTGA